In Mastomys coucha isolate ucsf_1 unplaced genomic scaffold, UCSF_Mcou_1 pScaffold5, whole genome shotgun sequence, one genomic interval encodes:
- the Trim41 gene encoding E3 ubiquitin-protein ligase TRIM41 isoform X1 yields the protein MAAVAMTPNPVQTLQEEAVCAICLDYFTDPVSIGCGHNFCRVCVTQLWGGEDEEDRDELDREEEEEVGEEEEVEAVGAGGGWDTPMRDEDYEGDMEEEAEEEEEVFWNSGIGGSNWDNMDYVWEEEEEEEEELDYYLGDVEDLRGEEEDEEEEVLEEDEEEELDPITQLPPPPAPRRCFTCPQCRKSFPRRSFRPNLQLANMVQVIRQMHPTPGRGSRVNEQGICPRHQEALKLFCEVDEEAICVVCRESRSHKQHSVVPLEEVVQEYKAKLQGHVEPLRKHLEAVQKMKAKEERRVTELKSQMKSELAAVASEFGRLTRFLAEEQAGLERRLREMHEAQLGRAGAAANRLEEQAAQLSRLLAEAQERSQQGGLRLLQDIKETFNRCEEIQLQPPEIWSPDPCQPHSHDFLTDAIVRKMSRMFCQAARVDLTLDPDTAHPALLLSPDRRGVRLAERRQEVPEHSKRFSADCCVLGAQGFRSGRHYWEVEVGGRRGWAVGAARESTHHKEKVGSGGSSVSSGDASSSRHHHRRRRLHLPQQLLLQREVWCVGTHGKRYQAQSSTEQTLLSPCEKPRRFGVYLDYEAGRLGFYNADTLAHVHTFSAAFLGERVFPFFRVLSKGTRIKLCP from the exons ATGGCTGCCGTTGCCATGACACCCAACCCTGTGCAGACCCTTCAGGAGGAGGCGGTGTGCGCCATCTGCCTCGATTACTTCACGGACCCCGTGTCCATCGGCTGCGGGCACAACTTCTGCCGAGTGTGTGTAACCCAACTGTGGGGCGGGGAGGACGAGGAAGACAGAGATGAGTTGGatcgggaggaggaggaggaggtcggagaggaggaagaagtggaggctGTCGGGGCAGGCGGGGGTTGGGACACCCCTATGCGGGATGAAGATTATGAGGGTGACATggaagaggaggctgaggaggaagaggaagtgttcTGGAATAGTGGTATAGGAGGGTCTAACTGGGACAACATGGACTatgtgtgggaggaggaggaggaggaggaagaagaactgGACTATTACTTGGGGGATGTGGAGGACctgaggggggaagaggaggacgaggaggaggaagtgctggaggaagatgaggaagaggagctaGACCCGATCACCCAACTGCCGCCACCTCCAGCCCCTCGGAGATGCTTCACTTGTCCCCAGTGTCGAAAAAGTTTTCCTCGGCGGAGCTTCCGCCCCAACCTGCAGTTGGCCAACATGGTCCAGGTGATTCGTCAGATGCATCCAACACCTGGTCGAGGGAGTCGAGTGAATGAGCAAGGCATCTGTCCGAGACACCAAGAAGCCCTGAAGCTGTTCTGTGAGGTGGATGAAGAAGCCATCTGTGTGGTGTGCCGCGAATCCAGGAGTCACAAACAACATAGTGTGGTGCCCTTGGAGGAGGTAGTGCAGGAGTACAAG GCCAAGTTACAAGGGCATGTGGAACCACTTAGGAAGCATCTAGAGGCTGTGCAGAAGATGAAGGCCAAGGAGGAGAGACGGGTGACAGAGCTGAAG AGCCAGATGAAGTCAGAGCTGGCAGCTGTGGCCTCAGAGTTTGGGCGGCTAACACGGTTTCTGGCTGAAGAGCAGGCAGGACTAGAGCGGCGCCTCCGGGAGATGCATGAAGCTCAGTTAGGACGTGCAGGAGCAGCAGCTAACCGCCTTGAAGAGCAGGCTGCCCAGCTAAGCCGCCTGCTCGCTGAAGCCCAAGAACGGAGCCAACAGGGGGGCCTGCGGCTACTGCAA GACATCAAGGAGACTTTCAATAG GTGTGAAGAGATACAGTTGCAGCCCCCAGAGATTTGGTCCCCAGACCCATGCCAACCCCATAGCCACGACTTCCTGACAGATGCCATCGTGAGGAAAATGAGCCGGATGTTTTGTCAGGCTGCAAGAG tGGACCTGACACTGGACCCTGACACAGCTCACCCAGCTCTGCTCCTGTCCCCTGATCGCCGTGGAGTCCGATTGGCAGAGCGTCGGCAGGAGGTTCCTGAACATTCCAAGCGCTTCTCAGCTGACTGCTGTGTACTAGGGGCCCAGGGCTTCCGCTCTGGCCGGCACTactgggaggtagaggtgggtgGGCGGCGGGGCTGGGCAGTGGGTGCTGCCCGTGAATCAACCCACCATAAAGAAAAAGTGGGCTCTGGGGGGTCCTCTGTTAGCAGTGGGGATGCCAGCTCCTCACGACATCACCATCGCCGCCGCCGGCTCCATCTGCCTCAGCAGCTCCTGCTCCAGCGGGAAGTGTGGTGCGTGGGCACCCACGGGAAACGATACCAGGCACAGAGCTCAACagagcagacactgctgagcccaTGTGAGAAACCACGGCGCTTTGGCGTGTACCTGGACTATGAGGCTGGGCGCCTGGGCTTCTACAATGCAGATACCTTAGCCCATGTGCACACCTTCTCAGCTGCCTTCCTTGGCGAGCGTGTTTTCCCTTTCTTCCGGGTACTTTCCAAGGGTACCCGCATCAAGCTCTGCCCTTGA
- the Trim41 gene encoding E3 ubiquitin-protein ligase TRIM41 isoform X2 has product MAAVAMTPNPVQTLQEEAVCAICLDYFTDPVSIGCGHNFCRVCVTQLWGGEDEEDRDELDREEEEEVGEEEEVEAVGAGGGWDTPMRDEDYEGDMEEEAEEEEEVFWNSGIGGSNWDNMDYVWEEEEEEEEELDYYLGDVEDLRGEEEDEEEEVLEEDEEEELDPITQLPPPPAPRRCFTCPQCRKSFPRRSFRPNLQLANMVQVIRQMHPTPGRGSRVNEQGICPRHQEALKLFCEVDEEAICVVCRESRSHKQHSVVPLEEVVQEYKAKLQGHVEPLRKHLEAVQKMKAKEERRVTELKSQMKSELAAVASEFGRLTRFLAEEQAGLERRLREMHEAQLGRAGAAANRLEEQAAQLSRLLAEAQERSQQGGLRLLQDIKETFNRCEEIQLQPPEIWSPDPCQPHSHDFLTDAIVRKMSRMFCQAARVDLTLDPDTAHPALLLSPDRRGVRLAERRQEVPEHSKRFSADCCVLGAQGFRSGRHYWEVEVGGRRGWAVGAARESTHHKEKVGSGGSSVSSGDASSSRHHHRRRRLHLPQQLLLQREVWCVGTHGKRYQAQSSTEQTLLSPCLHGSLIMNSCLTTFPPCLPSSVQLRAPLWSRGCVEIIT; this is encoded by the exons ATGGCTGCCGTTGCCATGACACCCAACCCTGTGCAGACCCTTCAGGAGGAGGCGGTGTGCGCCATCTGCCTCGATTACTTCACGGACCCCGTGTCCATCGGCTGCGGGCACAACTTCTGCCGAGTGTGTGTAACCCAACTGTGGGGCGGGGAGGACGAGGAAGACAGAGATGAGTTGGatcgggaggaggaggaggaggtcggagaggaggaagaagtggaggctGTCGGGGCAGGCGGGGGTTGGGACACCCCTATGCGGGATGAAGATTATGAGGGTGACATggaagaggaggctgaggaggaagaggaagtgttcTGGAATAGTGGTATAGGAGGGTCTAACTGGGACAACATGGACTatgtgtgggaggaggaggaggaggaggaagaagaactgGACTATTACTTGGGGGATGTGGAGGACctgaggggggaagaggaggacgaggaggaggaagtgctggaggaagatgaggaagaggagctaGACCCGATCACCCAACTGCCGCCACCTCCAGCCCCTCGGAGATGCTTCACTTGTCCCCAGTGTCGAAAAAGTTTTCCTCGGCGGAGCTTCCGCCCCAACCTGCAGTTGGCCAACATGGTCCAGGTGATTCGTCAGATGCATCCAACACCTGGTCGAGGGAGTCGAGTGAATGAGCAAGGCATCTGTCCGAGACACCAAGAAGCCCTGAAGCTGTTCTGTGAGGTGGATGAAGAAGCCATCTGTGTGGTGTGCCGCGAATCCAGGAGTCACAAACAACATAGTGTGGTGCCCTTGGAGGAGGTAGTGCAGGAGTACAAG GCCAAGTTACAAGGGCATGTGGAACCACTTAGGAAGCATCTAGAGGCTGTGCAGAAGATGAAGGCCAAGGAGGAGAGACGGGTGACAGAGCTGAAG AGCCAGATGAAGTCAGAGCTGGCAGCTGTGGCCTCAGAGTTTGGGCGGCTAACACGGTTTCTGGCTGAAGAGCAGGCAGGACTAGAGCGGCGCCTCCGGGAGATGCATGAAGCTCAGTTAGGACGTGCAGGAGCAGCAGCTAACCGCCTTGAAGAGCAGGCTGCCCAGCTAAGCCGCCTGCTCGCTGAAGCCCAAGAACGGAGCCAACAGGGGGGCCTGCGGCTACTGCAA GACATCAAGGAGACTTTCAATAG GTGTGAAGAGATACAGTTGCAGCCCCCAGAGATTTGGTCCCCAGACCCATGCCAACCCCATAGCCACGACTTCCTGACAGATGCCATCGTGAGGAAAATGAGCCGGATGTTTTGTCAGGCTGCAAGAG tGGACCTGACACTGGACCCTGACACAGCTCACCCAGCTCTGCTCCTGTCCCCTGATCGCCGTGGAGTCCGATTGGCAGAGCGTCGGCAGGAGGTTCCTGAACATTCCAAGCGCTTCTCAGCTGACTGCTGTGTACTAGGGGCCCAGGGCTTCCGCTCTGGCCGGCACTactgggaggtagaggtgggtgGGCGGCGGGGCTGGGCAGTGGGTGCTGCCCGTGAATCAACCCACCATAAAGAAAAAGTGGGCTCTGGGGGGTCCTCTGTTAGCAGTGGGGATGCCAGCTCCTCACGACATCACCATCGCCGCCGCCGGCTCCATCTGCCTCAGCAGCTCCTGCTCCAGCGGGAAGTGTGGTGCGTGGGCACCCACGGGAAACGATACCAGGCACAGAGCTCAACagagcagacactgctgagcccaT GTCTGCATGGGTCCCTGATAATGAACAGCTGCCTGACGAccttccctccctgtctgccTAGCTCAGTCCAGCTCCGGGCCCCACTTTGGAGTAGGGGATGTGTGGAGATTATAACTTAA
- the Trim41 gene encoding E3 ubiquitin-protein ligase TRIM41 isoform X4, which produces MAAVAMTPNPVQTLQEEAVCAICLDYFTDPVSIGCGHNFCRVCVTQLWGGEDEEDRDELDREEEEEVGEEEEVEAVGAGGGWDTPMRDEDYEGDMEEEAEEEEEVFWNSGIGGSNWDNMDYVWEEEEEEEEELDYYLGDVEDLRGEEEDEEEEVLEEDEEEELDPITQLPPPPAPRRCFTCPQCRKSFPRRSFRPNLQLANMVQVIRQMHPTPGRGSRVNEQGICPRHQEALKLFCEVDEEAICVVCRESRSHKQHSVVPLEEVVQEYKAKLQGHVEPLRKHLEAVQKMKAKEERRVTELKSQMKSELAAVASEFGRLTRFLAEEQAGLERRLREMHEAQLGRAGAAANRLEEQAAQLSRLLAEAQERSQQGGLRLLQDIKETFNRCEEIQLQPPEIWSPDPCQPHSHDFLTDAIVRKMSRMFCQAARVDLTLDPDTAHPALLLSPDRRGVRLAERRQEVPEHSKRFSADCCVLGAQGFRSGRHYWEQWGCQLLTTSPSPPPAPSASAAPAPAGSVVRGHPRETIPGTELNRADTAEPMSAWVPDNEQLPDDLPSLSA; this is translated from the exons ATGGCTGCCGTTGCCATGACACCCAACCCTGTGCAGACCCTTCAGGAGGAGGCGGTGTGCGCCATCTGCCTCGATTACTTCACGGACCCCGTGTCCATCGGCTGCGGGCACAACTTCTGCCGAGTGTGTGTAACCCAACTGTGGGGCGGGGAGGACGAGGAAGACAGAGATGAGTTGGatcgggaggaggaggaggaggtcggagaggaggaagaagtggaggctGTCGGGGCAGGCGGGGGTTGGGACACCCCTATGCGGGATGAAGATTATGAGGGTGACATggaagaggaggctgaggaggaagaggaagtgttcTGGAATAGTGGTATAGGAGGGTCTAACTGGGACAACATGGACTatgtgtgggaggaggaggaggaggaggaagaagaactgGACTATTACTTGGGGGATGTGGAGGACctgaggggggaagaggaggacgaggaggaggaagtgctggaggaagatgaggaagaggagctaGACCCGATCACCCAACTGCCGCCACCTCCAGCCCCTCGGAGATGCTTCACTTGTCCCCAGTGTCGAAAAAGTTTTCCTCGGCGGAGCTTCCGCCCCAACCTGCAGTTGGCCAACATGGTCCAGGTGATTCGTCAGATGCATCCAACACCTGGTCGAGGGAGTCGAGTGAATGAGCAAGGCATCTGTCCGAGACACCAAGAAGCCCTGAAGCTGTTCTGTGAGGTGGATGAAGAAGCCATCTGTGTGGTGTGCCGCGAATCCAGGAGTCACAAACAACATAGTGTGGTGCCCTTGGAGGAGGTAGTGCAGGAGTACAAG GCCAAGTTACAAGGGCATGTGGAACCACTTAGGAAGCATCTAGAGGCTGTGCAGAAGATGAAGGCCAAGGAGGAGAGACGGGTGACAGAGCTGAAG AGCCAGATGAAGTCAGAGCTGGCAGCTGTGGCCTCAGAGTTTGGGCGGCTAACACGGTTTCTGGCTGAAGAGCAGGCAGGACTAGAGCGGCGCCTCCGGGAGATGCATGAAGCTCAGTTAGGACGTGCAGGAGCAGCAGCTAACCGCCTTGAAGAGCAGGCTGCCCAGCTAAGCCGCCTGCTCGCTGAAGCCCAAGAACGGAGCCAACAGGGGGGCCTGCGGCTACTGCAA GACATCAAGGAGACTTTCAATAG GTGTGAAGAGATACAGTTGCAGCCCCCAGAGATTTGGTCCCCAGACCCATGCCAACCCCATAGCCACGACTTCCTGACAGATGCCATCGTGAGGAAAATGAGCCGGATGTTTTGTCAGGCTGCAAGAG tGGACCTGACACTGGACCCTGACACAGCTCACCCAGCTCTGCTCCTGTCCCCTGATCGCCGTGGAGTCCGATTGGCAGAGCGTCGGCAGGAGGTTCCTGAACATTCCAAGCGCTTCTCAGCTGACTGCTGTGTACTAGGGGCCCAGGGCTTCCGCTCTGGCCGGCACTactgggag CAGTGGGGATGCCAGCTCCTCACGACATCACCATCGCCGCCGCCGGCTCCATCTGCCTCAGCAGCTCCTGCTCCAGCGGGAAGTGTGGTGCGTGGGCACCCACGGGAAACGATACCAGGCACAGAGCTCAACagagcagacactgctgagcccaT GTCTGCATGGGTCCCTGATAATGAACAGCTGCCTGACGAccttccctccctgtctgccTAG
- the Rack1 gene encoding receptor of activated protein C kinase 1 — MTEQMTLRGTLKGHNGWVTQIATTPQFPDMILSASRDKTIIMWKLTRDETNYGIPQRALRGHSHFVSDVVISSDGQFALSGSWDGTLRLWDLTTGTTTRRFVGHTKDVLSVAFSSDNRQIVSGSRDKTIKLWNTLGVCKYTVQDESHSEWVSCVRFSPNSSNPIIVSCGWDKLVKVWNLANCKLKTNHIGHTGYLNTVTVSPDGSLCASGGKDGQAMLWDLNEGKHLYTLDGGDIINALCFSPNRYWLCAATGPSIKIWDLEGKIIVDELKQEVISTSSKAEPPQCTSLAWSADGQTLFAGYTDNLVRVWQVTIGTR; from the exons ATGACCGAACAGATGACCCTTCGTGGGACCCTTAAGGGCCATAATGGATGGGTAACACAGATCGCCACCACACCGCAGTTCCCGGACATGATCCTGTCGGCGTCTCGAG ACAAGACCATCATCATGTGGAAGCTGACCAGGGATGAGACCAACTATGGCATACCACAACGTGCTCTGCGGGGTCACTCCCACTTTGTTAGTGATGTTGTTATCTCCTCTGATGGTCAGTTTGCCCTCTCAGGCTCCTGGGATGGAACACTGCGCCTCTGGGATCTCACAAC GGGCACTACCACACGACGGTTTGTCGGCCATACCAAGGATGTGCTGAGCGTGGCCTTCTCCTCTGACAACCGGCAGATTGTCTCTGGGTCCCGAGACAAGACCATAAAGTTGTGGAATACTCTGGGTGTCTGCAAGTACACTGTCCAG GATGAGAGTCATTCAGAATGGGTGTCTTGTGTCCGCTTCTCCCCGAACAGCAGCAACCCTATCATCGTCTCCTGTGGATGGGACAAGCTGGTCAAG gtGTGGAATCTGGCTAACTGCAAGCTAAAGACCAATCACATTGGCCACACTGGTTACCTGAACACAGTGACTGTCTCTCCAGATGGATCCCTCTGTGCTTCTGGAGGCAAG GATGGCCAGGCTATGCTGTGGGATCTCAATgaaggcaagcacctttacactTTAGATGGTGGGGACATCATCAATGCCTTGTGCTTCAGCCCCAATCGATACTGGCTCTGTGCTGCCACTGGCCCCAGTATCAAGATCTGG GACTTGGAGGGCAAGATCATTGTAGATGAATTGAAGCAAGAAGTTATCAGCACCAGCAGCAAGGCAGAGCCACCCCAGTGTACCTCTTTGGCATGGTCTGCTGATGGCCAG ACTCTGTTTGCTGGCTATACAGACAACTTGGTGCGAGTGTGGCAGGTGACTATTGGTACCCGCTAA
- the Trim41 gene encoding E3 ubiquitin-protein ligase TRIM41 isoform X3, with the protein MAAVAMTPNPVQTLQEEAVCAICLDYFTDPVSIGCGHNFCRVCVTQLWGGEDEEDRDELDREEEEEVGEEEEVEAVGAGGGWDTPMRDEDYEGDMEEEAEEEEEVFWNSGIGGSNWDNMDYVWEEEEEEEEELDYYLGDVEDLRGEEEDEEEEVLEEDEEEELDPITQLPPPPAPRRCFTCPQCRKSFPRRSFRPNLQLANMVQVIRQMHPTPGRGSRVNEQGICPRHQEALKLFCEVDEEAICVVCRESRSHKQHSVVPLEEVVQEYKAKLQGHVEPLRKHLEAVQKMKAKEERRVTELKSQMKSELAAVASEFGRLTRFLAEEQAGLERRLREMHEAQLGRAGAAANRLEEQAAQLSRLLAEAQERSQQGGLRLLQDIKETFNRCEEIQLQPPEIWSPDPCQPHSHDFLTDAIVRKMSRMFCQAARVDLTLDPDTAHPALLLSPDRRGVRLAERRQEVPEHSKRFSADCCVLGAQGFRSGRHYWEVEQWGCQLLTTSPSPPPAPSASAAPAPAGSVVRGHPRETIPGTELNRADTAEPMSAWVPDNEQLPDDLPSLSA; encoded by the exons ATGGCTGCCGTTGCCATGACACCCAACCCTGTGCAGACCCTTCAGGAGGAGGCGGTGTGCGCCATCTGCCTCGATTACTTCACGGACCCCGTGTCCATCGGCTGCGGGCACAACTTCTGCCGAGTGTGTGTAACCCAACTGTGGGGCGGGGAGGACGAGGAAGACAGAGATGAGTTGGatcgggaggaggaggaggaggtcggagaggaggaagaagtggaggctGTCGGGGCAGGCGGGGGTTGGGACACCCCTATGCGGGATGAAGATTATGAGGGTGACATggaagaggaggctgaggaggaagaggaagtgttcTGGAATAGTGGTATAGGAGGGTCTAACTGGGACAACATGGACTatgtgtgggaggaggaggaggaggaggaagaagaactgGACTATTACTTGGGGGATGTGGAGGACctgaggggggaagaggaggacgaggaggaggaagtgctggaggaagatgaggaagaggagctaGACCCGATCACCCAACTGCCGCCACCTCCAGCCCCTCGGAGATGCTTCACTTGTCCCCAGTGTCGAAAAAGTTTTCCTCGGCGGAGCTTCCGCCCCAACCTGCAGTTGGCCAACATGGTCCAGGTGATTCGTCAGATGCATCCAACACCTGGTCGAGGGAGTCGAGTGAATGAGCAAGGCATCTGTCCGAGACACCAAGAAGCCCTGAAGCTGTTCTGTGAGGTGGATGAAGAAGCCATCTGTGTGGTGTGCCGCGAATCCAGGAGTCACAAACAACATAGTGTGGTGCCCTTGGAGGAGGTAGTGCAGGAGTACAAG GCCAAGTTACAAGGGCATGTGGAACCACTTAGGAAGCATCTAGAGGCTGTGCAGAAGATGAAGGCCAAGGAGGAGAGACGGGTGACAGAGCTGAAG AGCCAGATGAAGTCAGAGCTGGCAGCTGTGGCCTCAGAGTTTGGGCGGCTAACACGGTTTCTGGCTGAAGAGCAGGCAGGACTAGAGCGGCGCCTCCGGGAGATGCATGAAGCTCAGTTAGGACGTGCAGGAGCAGCAGCTAACCGCCTTGAAGAGCAGGCTGCCCAGCTAAGCCGCCTGCTCGCTGAAGCCCAAGAACGGAGCCAACAGGGGGGCCTGCGGCTACTGCAA GACATCAAGGAGACTTTCAATAG GTGTGAAGAGATACAGTTGCAGCCCCCAGAGATTTGGTCCCCAGACCCATGCCAACCCCATAGCCACGACTTCCTGACAGATGCCATCGTGAGGAAAATGAGCCGGATGTTTTGTCAGGCTGCAAGAG tGGACCTGACACTGGACCCTGACACAGCTCACCCAGCTCTGCTCCTGTCCCCTGATCGCCGTGGAGTCCGATTGGCAGAGCGTCGGCAGGAGGTTCCTGAACATTCCAAGCGCTTCTCAGCTGACTGCTGTGTACTAGGGGCCCAGGGCTTCCGCTCTGGCCGGCACTactgggaggtagag CAGTGGGGATGCCAGCTCCTCACGACATCACCATCGCCGCCGCCGGCTCCATCTGCCTCAGCAGCTCCTGCTCCAGCGGGAAGTGTGGTGCGTGGGCACCCACGGGAAACGATACCAGGCACAGAGCTCAACagagcagacactgctgagcccaT GTCTGCATGGGTCCCTGATAATGAACAGCTGCCTGACGAccttccctccctgtctgccTAG
- the Trim41 gene encoding E3 ubiquitin-protein ligase TRIM41 isoform X5 — MAAVAMTPNPVQTLQEEAVCAICLDYFTDPVSIGCGHNFCRVCVTQLWGGEDEEDRDELDREEEEEVGEEEEVEAVGAGGGWDTPMRDEDYEGDMEEEAEEEEEVFWNSGIGGSNWDNMDYVWEEEEEEEEELDYYLGDVEDLRGEEEDEEEEVLEEDEEEELDPITQLPPPPAPRRCFTCPQCRKSFPRRSFRPNLQLANMVQVIRQMHPTPGRGSRVNEQGICPRHQEALKLFCEVDEEAICVVCRESRSHKQHSVVPLEEVVQEYKAKLQGHVEPLRKHLEAVQKMKAKEERRVTELKSQMKSELAAVASEFGRLTRFLAEEQAGLERRLREMHEAQLGRAGAAANRLEEQAAQLSRLLAEAQERSQQGGLRLLQDIKETFNRCEEIQLQPPEIWSPDPCQPHSHDFLTDAIVRKMSRMFCQAARVDLTLDPDTAHPALLLSPDRRGVRLAERRQEVPEHSKRFSADCCVLGAQGFRSGRHYWEVEVCMGP, encoded by the exons ATGGCTGCCGTTGCCATGACACCCAACCCTGTGCAGACCCTTCAGGAGGAGGCGGTGTGCGCCATCTGCCTCGATTACTTCACGGACCCCGTGTCCATCGGCTGCGGGCACAACTTCTGCCGAGTGTGTGTAACCCAACTGTGGGGCGGGGAGGACGAGGAAGACAGAGATGAGTTGGatcgggaggaggaggaggaggtcggagaggaggaagaagtggaggctGTCGGGGCAGGCGGGGGTTGGGACACCCCTATGCGGGATGAAGATTATGAGGGTGACATggaagaggaggctgaggaggaagaggaagtgttcTGGAATAGTGGTATAGGAGGGTCTAACTGGGACAACATGGACTatgtgtgggaggaggaggaggaggaggaagaagaactgGACTATTACTTGGGGGATGTGGAGGACctgaggggggaagaggaggacgaggaggaggaagtgctggaggaagatgaggaagaggagctaGACCCGATCACCCAACTGCCGCCACCTCCAGCCCCTCGGAGATGCTTCACTTGTCCCCAGTGTCGAAAAAGTTTTCCTCGGCGGAGCTTCCGCCCCAACCTGCAGTTGGCCAACATGGTCCAGGTGATTCGTCAGATGCATCCAACACCTGGTCGAGGGAGTCGAGTGAATGAGCAAGGCATCTGTCCGAGACACCAAGAAGCCCTGAAGCTGTTCTGTGAGGTGGATGAAGAAGCCATCTGTGTGGTGTGCCGCGAATCCAGGAGTCACAAACAACATAGTGTGGTGCCCTTGGAGGAGGTAGTGCAGGAGTACAAG GCCAAGTTACAAGGGCATGTGGAACCACTTAGGAAGCATCTAGAGGCTGTGCAGAAGATGAAGGCCAAGGAGGAGAGACGGGTGACAGAGCTGAAG AGCCAGATGAAGTCAGAGCTGGCAGCTGTGGCCTCAGAGTTTGGGCGGCTAACACGGTTTCTGGCTGAAGAGCAGGCAGGACTAGAGCGGCGCCTCCGGGAGATGCATGAAGCTCAGTTAGGACGTGCAGGAGCAGCAGCTAACCGCCTTGAAGAGCAGGCTGCCCAGCTAAGCCGCCTGCTCGCTGAAGCCCAAGAACGGAGCCAACAGGGGGGCCTGCGGCTACTGCAA GACATCAAGGAGACTTTCAATAG GTGTGAAGAGATACAGTTGCAGCCCCCAGAGATTTGGTCCCCAGACCCATGCCAACCCCATAGCCACGACTTCCTGACAGATGCCATCGTGAGGAAAATGAGCCGGATGTTTTGTCAGGCTGCAAGAG tGGACCTGACACTGGACCCTGACACAGCTCACCCAGCTCTGCTCCTGTCCCCTGATCGCCGTGGAGTCCGATTGGCAGAGCGTCGGCAGGAGGTTCCTGAACATTCCAAGCGCTTCTCAGCTGACTGCTGTGTACTAGGGGCCCAGGGCTTCCGCTCTGGCCGGCACTactgggaggtagag GTCTGCATGGGTCCCTGA